Proteins encoded together in one Microbacterium sp. ABRD28 window:
- a CDS encoding L-ribulose-5-phosphate 4-epimerase has protein sequence METVRADVARLHGELVRYGLVVWTGGNVSGRVPGTDLFVIKPSGVSYDDLDAQNMILCDLDGNVVPGSAGSERSPSSDTAAHAYVYRNMPEVGGVVHTHSTYAVAWAARGEAIPCVITGMADEFGGPIPVGPFAIIGDDSIGRGIVETLRGHRSRAVLMRNHGPFTIGVSAKDAVKAAVMVEDAARTIHIARQGGPLIPIPQDSIDRLYDRYQNVYGQSTDDRREEDAR, from the coding sequence ATCGAAACCGTCCGCGCTGACGTCGCGCGTCTTCACGGCGAACTCGTCCGGTACGGGCTCGTCGTCTGGACGGGCGGGAACGTCTCGGGCAGGGTGCCCGGCACCGACCTCTTCGTCATCAAGCCTTCCGGCGTCTCGTACGACGATCTCGACGCGCAGAACATGATCCTGTGCGACCTCGACGGCAACGTCGTGCCCGGGTCGGCGGGGAGCGAACGGAGCCCGTCCAGCGACACCGCAGCGCACGCCTACGTCTACCGGAACATGCCGGAGGTCGGCGGTGTGGTCCACACCCACTCCACCTACGCCGTGGCATGGGCCGCGCGCGGCGAAGCGATCCCGTGCGTCATCACCGGGATGGCGGATGAATTCGGAGGTCCGATCCCGGTGGGACCTTTCGCCATCATCGGCGACGACTCGATCGGCCGCGGAATCGTCGAGACGCTCCGCGGACACCGATCTCGGGCCGTGCTCATGCGCAACCACGGCCCCTTCACCATCGGGGTCTCCGCGAAGGACGCCGTGAAGGCCGCCGTCATGGTCGAGGATGCCGCGAGGACCATCCACATCGCACGCCAGGGGGGTCCTCTCATCCCCATCCCGCAGGACTCGATCGATCGGCTTTACGACCGCTATCAGAACGTCTACGGGCAGAGCACCGACGATCGCCGTGAAGAGGACGCGCGATGA
- a CDS encoding FGGY-family carbohydrate kinase: MSADVITSGRTALGIELGSTRIKACLVDADDPTEVLAVGSHAWENRFEGRTWTYALDDVWNGVRSAYADLVADAQRRHGVALETVGAIGVSAMMHGYLAFDGEGELLTPFRTWRNTTTGPAAEALSTAFDQNIPLRWSVAHLFQAVLDGEPHVPEIRHLTTLAGYVHEQLTGRRVVGVGDASGMFPIDPATRDYDLGLIETFDGMVAEAAPGLRIAALLPRVLKAGEPAGTLTGAGAARLDPTGRLRPGIPFCPPEGDAGTGMVATNAVAPRTGNVSAGTSIFAMVVLEGALAAAHHEIDIVTTPVGDPVAMVHCNNGASELAEWAGMFGDFTERAGSPLSSDEVFEVLFRAAEQGDPDAGGLIAFNQLSGEPIVGLEEGRPLFVRTPESRFTLPNAIRAQLYGMFATLALGMRVLSDEGVAIDRMFAHGGVFRTAGVAQRFLAAAIGTPIAVGDTAGEGGPWGMAVLAAHLLHADGSTLSDYLDRHVFADAKTVTVDPQPDDVAGFTRFLGRYEAALAVERAAVAAL, encoded by the coding sequence ATGAGTGCCGACGTCATCACCTCCGGCCGGACCGCCCTGGGCATCGAACTCGGCTCGACCCGGATCAAGGCGTGCCTCGTCGACGCCGACGATCCGACGGAGGTACTCGCGGTCGGCTCGCACGCCTGGGAGAACCGTTTCGAAGGGAGGACATGGACCTATGCGCTCGACGATGTCTGGAACGGTGTGCGCAGCGCCTACGCCGACCTGGTTGCCGATGCCCAGCGGCGGCACGGCGTCGCGCTCGAGACGGTCGGGGCCATCGGCGTCTCGGCCATGATGCACGGCTACCTCGCCTTCGATGGCGAGGGTGAGCTGCTGACCCCGTTCCGCACATGGCGCAACACCACGACCGGACCCGCCGCCGAAGCGCTCTCGACGGCGTTCGACCAGAACATCCCGCTCCGCTGGTCGGTCGCCCACCTCTTCCAGGCGGTTCTCGACGGTGAGCCGCACGTTCCCGAGATCCGCCACCTCACCACCCTCGCGGGATACGTGCACGAGCAGCTGACGGGTCGGCGCGTGGTGGGCGTGGGAGACGCATCGGGCATGTTCCCGATAGACCCGGCGACGCGCGACTACGACCTCGGACTCATCGAGACTTTCGATGGGATGGTCGCCGAGGCGGCACCGGGTTTGCGCATCGCCGCCCTCCTCCCACGGGTCCTGAAAGCGGGTGAGCCCGCCGGCACACTCACCGGGGCCGGGGCGGCTCGGCTCGACCCGACCGGGCGGCTGCGCCCCGGCATCCCGTTCTGTCCTCCGGAAGGCGACGCCGGAACCGGAATGGTGGCAACGAACGCCGTCGCGCCGCGCACCGGGAATGTCAGCGCCGGAACGAGCATCTTCGCGATGGTCGTGCTCGAAGGCGCGCTCGCCGCCGCGCACCACGAGATCGACATCGTCACCACACCCGTCGGCGACCCGGTGGCGATGGTGCACTGCAACAACGGCGCGAGCGAGCTCGCGGAGTGGGCGGGGATGTTCGGCGACTTCACCGAGCGCGCCGGGTCGCCGCTCTCGTCCGACGAGGTTTTCGAGGTCCTTTTCCGCGCGGCGGAACAGGGCGACCCCGACGCCGGTGGATTGATCGCCTTCAACCAGCTCTCGGGCGAGCCGATCGTCGGTCTCGAGGAGGGGCGACCGTTGTTCGTGCGGACGCCCGAGAGTCGATTCACGCTCCCTAACGCGATCCGCGCGCAGCTCTACGGAATGTTCGCGACGCTCGCGCTCGGCATGCGCGTGCTCTCGGATGAGGGAGTCGCGATCGACCGGATGTTCGCCCACGGTGGGGTCTTCCGCACCGCCGGGGTCGCCCAGCGGTTCCTCGCCGCCGCGATCGGCACTCCCATCGCCGTCGGCGATACCGCGGGTGAAGGGGGCCCGTGGGGGATGGCGGTGCTCGCCGCCCACCTTTTGCACGCCGATGGGTCGACGCTCTCCGACTACCTCGACAGGCACGTCTTCGCCGACGCGAAGACCGTGACCGTCGATCCCCAGCCCGACGACGTCGCCGGGTTCACCCGGTTCCTCGGACGCTACGAGGCGGCTCTCGCCGTCGAGCGCGCCGCCGTCGCCGCCCTCTGA
- the araA gene encoding L-arabinose isomerase → MPSLSTSLDAYEVWFVTGSQTLYGEETLRQVAEQSQQVVTGLDGLPVRVVWKPVLKDADSIRRLALEVNARDEVIGIIAWMHTFSPAKMWIAGLDALHKPLLHLHTQANVELPWADIDFDFMNLNQAAHGDREFGYIQTRLGVARKTVVGHVSNPAVRQQVEDWQRAAAGWAAARSLKLARFGDNMRYVAVTEGDKTEAELRFGVQVNTWGVNELAAAVADASSADVDALVDEYVTSYDVAAELLPGGDRHQSLRDGAAIEVGLRSFLETGGFGAFTTSFEDLGALTQLPGLAVQRLMAEGYGFGAEGDWKTAILVRVANVMGAGRPGGASLMEDYTYDLVPGSERILGAHMLEVAPSLTTRKPRLEVHPLGIGGKADPVRLVFTADPGPALVVAMSDMRDRFRLVANVVENVDAPDLPRLPVGRAVWKPAPDFATSAACWLAAGAAHHTVMTTAVGVEVFRDFAEIARTEFVVIDEQTTVRDFQRELRWNQAYYRLAQGI, encoded by the coding sequence ATGCCGTCACTGTCCACCTCTCTCGACGCCTACGAGGTGTGGTTCGTCACCGGAAGCCAGACCCTCTACGGCGAGGAGACGCTCCGTCAGGTCGCCGAACAGTCGCAGCAGGTCGTCACGGGGCTCGATGGCCTGCCCGTTCGTGTCGTCTGGAAGCCCGTGCTGAAGGATGCCGACTCGATCCGCCGGCTCGCGCTCGAGGTGAACGCACGCGACGAGGTCATCGGCATCATCGCCTGGATGCACACGTTCAGTCCGGCGAAGATGTGGATCGCCGGGCTCGACGCACTGCACAAGCCCCTGCTGCACCTCCACACCCAGGCGAATGTCGAGCTGCCGTGGGCGGATATCGACTTCGACTTCATGAACTTGAACCAGGCTGCCCACGGCGACCGCGAGTTCGGCTACATCCAGACCCGACTGGGCGTCGCCCGCAAGACCGTCGTCGGACACGTGTCGAACCCGGCCGTCCGCCAGCAGGTCGAGGACTGGCAGCGGGCCGCGGCAGGGTGGGCGGCTGCGCGGTCTCTGAAACTCGCGCGGTTCGGTGACAACATGCGCTATGTCGCCGTCACCGAGGGCGACAAGACCGAGGCAGAGCTGCGCTTCGGCGTTCAGGTGAACACCTGGGGAGTCAACGAGCTCGCCGCTGCCGTCGCCGACGCCTCTTCGGCCGACGTCGACGCGCTCGTCGACGAATACGTCACAAGCTACGACGTCGCCGCCGAACTGCTGCCGGGCGGTGACCGCCATCAGAGCCTCCGGGACGGCGCCGCGATCGAGGTCGGTCTCCGCTCCTTCCTCGAGACGGGTGGCTTCGGCGCGTTCACGACCTCGTTCGAAGACCTCGGCGCCCTCACGCAGCTCCCCGGCCTCGCCGTGCAGCGGCTCATGGCCGAGGGCTACGGCTTCGGCGCGGAGGGCGACTGGAAGACCGCCATCCTCGTCCGTGTCGCTAATGTCATGGGCGCCGGCCGCCCCGGTGGCGCGAGCCTCATGGAGGACTACACCTACGACCTGGTGCCCGGGTCCGAACGCATCCTCGGCGCGCACATGCTCGAGGTCGCGCCGTCGCTGACGACGCGCAAGCCGCGCCTCGAGGTGCACCCGCTGGGGATCGGCGGAAAGGCCGATCCCGTCCGGCTTGTCTTCACCGCAGACCCGGGGCCGGCCCTCGTCGTCGCCATGAGCGACATGCGCGACCGGTTCCGCCTGGTTGCCAACGTCGTCGAGAACGTCGACGCGCCTGACCTCCCGCGGCTGCCGGTCGGTCGCGCCGTGTGGAAGCCCGCGCCTGACTTCGCCACCTCGGCGGCCTGCTGGCTGGCGGCCGGTGCCGCGCACCATACTGTGATGACGACGGCTGTGGGCGTGGAGGTCTTCCGGGACTTCGCCGAGATCGCCCGCACCGAGTTCGTCGTCATCGACGAGCAGACCACCGTCCGTGATTTCCAGCGGGAGCTCCGGTGGAACCAGGCCTACTACCGACTCGCGCAGGGAATCTGA